A stretch of DNA from Piliocolobus tephrosceles isolate RC106 chromosome 21, ASM277652v3, whole genome shotgun sequence:
ctcccaaagtgctggaattacaggcatgagccactgcacctaaccAACACATTTTCAAGGGAGCCAAAGGTCATGGCTTCAGCCACAGCCCTGTGTGGGACTCAGTTTCCCTTCCTctgctttgactttttttttttgagacagagtttcgctcttgtcacccaggctggagtacaatggcaccatctcagctaactgcaacctctgccatctgggtttaagcgattctcttgcctcagcctcccaagtagctgggatgacaggtgcctgccaccacacctggctaattttgtttttagtagagatggggtttcaccatgttggtcagactagtcttgaactcctgacttcaggtgatccacccgcctcggcctcccaaagtgctgggattacaggcgtgagccactgcgtccagcccttttttttttttttggagactgagtttcactctgttgcccaggctggagtgcaatggcaccatctcggctcaatgcaacctccgcctctcggattcaagagattcccctgcctcagcctcccgagtagctgggactacaggcgcatgccaccatactcggctaattttttgtatttttagtagagacagggttttgccatgttggccaggctggtcttgaactcctcgcctcaggtgatccgcctgcctcagtttcccagagtgttgggattatgggcgtgtgccactgcgtctggcctacTTTGACTTCCGCGAAGAGCATCCACAGAATCGGCTTCTGGTTGGTTTCGATCCTTGTGGTAGTGCCTCAGTGGTCCAGGGTTTGGCCAGTGCCACCCCGTCCCTGCCGTACCACCCAATTGCCACTACTGCCCCAGGGCCGCAGACACTCACGTTCTCTTCCTCACGTCCATCTCAGGCTCTGAAAGCAAAACGGGCCAAGCAAAAAGGCAAGTGTTGGTTTCCTGTTTCCGGCATCCTAACCATTGCCTGTGCTGGGTCTGCTGTTTGGAATGGTGTTTCCTCATCTTGTCTGCTGTCCCGTTGGCTTCTGACCATGCTTGAATACCCCCTCTTCTAGGAGGGCCTCCTTACTCCTGTCTCGGTTCCCTCAGaccccaggtccctccctccaGCCTAGCCTTGGTCCCATAGGCTGGGAGTGCCTAGCTTTAACAAAGTTATCTATTTgcttagttttgagacagagtctctctcagtCAACCccgctggagtgcactggcgcgatctcagctcactgcaacctccccctcccaggctcaagcaatcctcccgcctcagcccaagtagctgggactataggtgtgcgtcaccacgcctgactaatttttttcctttttgagacggagtcttgctctgttgccccggctggagtgcagtggtgcgacctcagctcattgcaacctccacctcctgggttcaagcaattctcctgcctcagcctcccgaggagctgggactaggCGGCACTGCATCCGGctaagttctgtatttttagtagagacaaggtttggtcatgttggccaggttggtctcaaactcctgacctcgggtgatccacctgcctcagcctcccaaagtgctgggattacaggtgtgagccactgtgcccggcaggaGTGCCTAGCTCTGTTTCCTCTCGGGGCCATTTCCTCTGTCCTGGCTCCTCCTCCACGCGTAATTTGGTGATGCTGCTGTTggaatgaggctgggcgtggaggcCCCAGGGCAGCAAGGATATATGTCTTGTCCTAGGCAGCTGGCCCTCAAGTCCTGTTGTGTTCATGGTGACTCACCTGCAGAGTCCTGTGGAAAGAAGTAAGTGgtatgaggctgggcgcggtggctcactcccagcactttgggaggccgaggtgggcagatcacctgaggtcaggagttcgagactagcctggccaacataatgaaaccccatctctactaaaaatacaaaaaattagccaggtgtggtgggggtgcctgtgatcccagtggctcaggaggctgaggcaggagaatcgcttgaacccagggggcggaggttgcagtgagcagagatcgccccactgcactccagcctcggcaaatctccatctcaaaaaaaaaaaaaaaaaagtaaatgccaTGAAGTCACCCCCCCTTGTCTTGTTCCCAAACCTGTCCCTTCTGATCTCAACCTTTTCACCCTCAGTCAGGACATGGGGAAATCCCAtgacctctgagcctcagtttcctcaactgtaaactGGTAACAaccactcatatatatatattttttgagatggagttttgctcttattgcccaggctggagtgcaatggatccatcttggctcaccactacctctgcttcccaggttcaagcgattctcctgcctcagcctcttgagtagctgggataacaggcatgcgccaccatgcccagctaattttgtatttttagtaaagacggggtttctccatgttagtcaggctggtctctaactcccgacctcaaatgatccgccggcctcggcctccaaagtgctgggattacaggcgtgagctgccgcacccTGCCACAACagctcatattttaaaagattgagcTGATCCACATAAAGTGCTCAGAAAGGAACTTGTCATCCtcttttacagctgaagaaactttCGTGTCTTGTAAGTTGCAAGCCAGGACTCAAACCCTGCTCTTGGGCCAACTCGGGGGCTTAACCAGACACAGTCCACTTTTGCCTTGTACCAAATTTGCTACTCATCTAGCAAAGCCTTAGCCACAGTGTCCCCCTGTTGGGCAGCCTTGTGTGATGACCCAGGGAAGAGATTGCTGGACCCCCTCAGAGCCCCTGTATCTGACAGTATTGTGGTTCTGGTTGCCTGCAGGCATAGAACCCCTGTCCCTGTCCAAGGGGTTCCCAGGGACCAGGGAAGGAGCCCTACCGTGCCTAGTAGCTCACTCCGCATCTCGCTGGTGTACCGCGCCCGTGACTGCAGATGCACCGTCTTTGTGGCGGGCACTCGCTCTCTGGCTGTGGTTGGCACACGGCCAGGGGCCAGGAACTGGTTGGCCAGTGCTTTCTCTGAGGAGGAGGTCTGCAGAAATGTGGGAAGAGAAGTCACTGGAGGGGCAGGTCCTGGGGACGAAAGTGAGCGGTGATGGGGGCTAAGGGGGCAGGGGCACCCCTTCTCACCAGCTTCTCGGCTTGCAGCATCCCCTTCAGAAAATCCACCTTCCAGGAATATTCATTGATCACCTCAGAGGCCGGTTTGCTGGGaggtaggaagaagaaaaagaaaacctgtccATGGTCCCCAGCTCAGGGAAGGGTCCCAGCTGGGACAGCCGTACTGGGATGTCCCAGAATAGCCACGTGCTGATGTGAAAGCGGTGAGGCTGCCTGCACTCACCTCGCGTGGACCTTCAGGGCCTGCAACATGTCCTCCAGGGCTCCCACGTACTGGGGAGGAAAAGTGGATTGTCACCCGGGGGTCGTTCCCACGTCCTGCTCATGGGAGTGGGGGGCGGGGCCGACAAATGGGAGGGGTCAAGCGCAATGGAGGCGGGGCAAGTGGGGGAGGGGCGGAGTCCCAAGGACGGGGCGGAAGCTACAGGTAGACGTGGCGGGACTGACCGGAAAGGCGGCTGCCCGAGAGGCTACTGGGGCAGGGGAGTCGGGCTAGGTGGCTTCCAACCCTAGGAACCACCCCCCCGGGAGTCGGACTCTACGCGGCAGTGCGAGATTCCCCTCACCTTCTCCAGGCGCCACTCGTCCGGGTCCCGTTTCTCCGCTGCCATCGCCTCGCAGCGGGATAGCAGCCGCACCAGGTTAAGCTCCAGCCTCGACGCCGCCATTATCGCTTGGCCCTACCCCGCCCCTTCCGCCGGCGCCATGTTAAGAGAGGGCGGAAGTGCCTTCAAGTGGCCTTCCGGGCGGATGTTTCGCCTGCTCCGGTTCTCTGGCCTATCTTTGTTTGGAGCATAAGTAATATCTTGTTTTGAGGCGGGGCGCTGGGCCGGGCTCCGGGCTGTAATGCCAGCCTTTTAGGAGGCGGAATTGGGAAGGgtattgcttgaagccaggagttcgaggccagcccgGGCAATATAGCGCGACCCtacctctattttaaaaaaacaggagaGGCGCCACCCCATTCTTTCTTACTCAGGCGAATCACTTCCTTTTCTTCGAGAGCGTGTTAACCCTTCGGGAATGATAGGACGACCGGGGTCTTCGGGTGTCAGACCCCCCTGCAGTGTGCCCTCTTGTTCTGTTTTGCCTGCTCAAAGTACCTCCCCCTCCCCACTACTACCTGGATTCTTCCCAGTCGGAGCTGTTTCACCTCCACGCGCCCTTCCCGATTTCTCTTGTAGGGTCTCTAGCCTGGGATTCAGGAATCCAAGGCTTCCCCCACCTCAGCGGGGCTCATCTGTATTGCGGTTATgagcttccaggtcacagctCCAGCTCTGATTCCATCCCCGGCCCTGGGCGAGTTTAACTTTTCTTGATCCGTTTCTTCCCTCGGGAAATGTAGTGTGACAGTACCTGCCTCAAGGGGGACATGGAGCAGCTCTGCTTCCAAGTGAGCAAGGTGGGGCTGGGTCCCCCCTAACGCCCAGACCCCCGTGGAGAGAACCCCTTCTCAGCCCACCTCATTACCTGGAAGCTGAGTACCCCTATGCCTGCAGTGCCCCTCTTCCGGAGTGACAGGATGAGGGTGGGGGCTTCACAGGGGCCAGGGCCTGGCATGCAGCTCTCATGTTTTCCCATACCTTAGATCATCTGTACCTTGGTCACATCAGTGGGCCTGATGTCCTTGAAAAATACCATAGacggatgggcacagtggctcacgcctgtaatcccagcaattagggaggctgaggtaggtgatcaactgaggccaggagtttgagaccagcctggccaacatggtgaaaccccatctctactaaaaatacaaaaattagtcgggcgtgatggtgggtgcctgtgatcccagctacttgggaagctgaggcaggcgaatcgcttgaacccaggaggcagacgttgcagtgagccaagactgcaccattgcactccagcttgggcaacagagcaagcctccatctcaaaaaaaaaaaaaaagaaaaatacaatggagggctgggtgtggtggctcatgcctgcaatcccagcactttgggagggtgaggtgggtggatcactggaggtcaggagtttggaacagcctggccaacatggtgaaaccctattaaaaaatacaaaaactagccaggtgtggtggtgcgcacctgtaatctcagctacttgggaggctgaggcaggagaactgcttgaacctgggaggtggaggctgcagtgggctgagatcgcaccaactgcactccagcctgggtgacagagaccatgtttcaaacaaacaaacaaacaaacaaacaaaaaaaccccacaaccaTGGAGACCAAACCCAGGGTCTGTCAAAGGGGCCTCTAGAGGCTGGCAGGGCAGAATCTAAATCCCAGCCATGCCCctcccagctgtgtggccttggacaagccCCTCAACCTCTGGCATGTGCAGTCTGGACTTGGGTTCTTCAGGGCCCCCAACCAACACCAGCCAGCCAGTGCCCACAACTCCCATCTGGTGGCAGCCTGGGAGCCCATCTGTTCCTGTCCTGCTGTGCCCACCGGGAACTGGCCACCTCTGATGGATGGGTGGTGGCTGCAGCTGACATTTAGGCTCCAGAGGCTGGGCACTGAAACAGGGAGGCCAGAGAGGGCGCCCAGGACAGCAGGTGCTCCTCGCCAAGTGAGGCTCTGCTGGGAACTCCATTTGCTGGAGGGTCAAGACAGATCTTTGACGACAGTGTTCCATCATACCCTGTACTCTTCTTGGCTGAGGCCACAGGGCAGACCCCCACCACCTGGCCCTGCTCTTCCAAGCCCGATCCCACATGAGCAGGCATCCCAGGCACACACTTCTCAGGCACTTTTTATTTCACGCCGTGCGGAGGGCTCTTTGTCCCAGATTTGTGGCCATGTGTCCAGGTGTCTGGGGGAGTGGGCCAAGCCTGAGAGAGGAGGACCCTGCTCCAGAGATCCCCAGGTTGTCCCTGTTGACCTGTAGGGAGGTCTGACTTCAGGCATTGCCCTCCTGGTCCGTGAGCAGTCCTGAGTCACTGACTCCCGTTCTGTCACATGGGGTGGGTAGTGCCAAGAGCAGCCAGCCTCCTGCAGCCCTTGGCGTCCGGAAGAGTGACAGCCACATTCAAGTCTCCCTGGCATGTGAGGTCTGTGGTGTCCCTGACTCATGTCCTGGCTTCAGCCAATAGCCTAGACCCCCATGGAAGGTTCCAGCACGTCCTCACATGCACATTGGCCAGGTGGCTGTCCCCCGGAGACATGTGTCAGACGGGCATGGGTCAGGTGGCCCAAGTGTCCAAAACTCTCATGGAGGGTCCCAGCCCACTGGCCACCCCAAGCCAACCATAGCAGGGGTCTGAGCCTCAGACGCGCAGGGGCCTAGTGGCCTCCGCTCTGACAGCTCAAGTCCAGGTTATAAGGGAGACGGGCAGCGTTAATAGAAAACtttgtacatacacatataaaaaacCATTTGGTCTTCCATTAAGGCTGTTACAGTTTAAAGTTACATAAACCACGTACAAAGAAACAGTTACGCGTACAAAAGGGGAGTGGGGAGATGTGAGGCCGCAGGCGGAGATGTGGCGCTCCCCGCAGGTGCGTCGGTGATTTGGGGGCTGGGTGCGAGGGGGGCCTGGCTCCAGCCAGCCTCTCCCTGCCTTGACTCTGCACTTGGGGCCGGTGCCCACCTCACGTCGCTCTTGAGCTTTTGATTCTGGATCCTTCTTTGAGGGCCGAACACTAGCTCTGCAGCTCTGGCGCCCAGCTCCAGTGCGGGGGCCGTCCTCGGACATGCAGACTTTGTCAGCTGTGGCCCTCAGCCATTGGCCTGGCCCGAGGCGGGGGGCAGGCAGTACTTTGGGGGGTCCGAGTACCTCCGCTTGGCCCCAGGTGGCTGGCCATCCTCTTCTAGGGGCTCCAGGGCGCCCTGCGTTGGCAGGTGTACCCCGGGCGTGATGTACACGGAATGTACCTGGTCCGGGCGGCGGGCAGGTGGCTCCCGGCGCCGCACTGGGGCAGCCGCCTCCCGGGCACCCGGTGCCCAGCAAGGCAGGTGGGAGGGCAAGCCTGGTGGGAGCTTGATGTTGGCCGTGGGCATGATGGGGGTCCGCCGGGGGGTCTTCATTCTGACCGTTACGAAGGACGACGGCCTTCGTCGTGGAGGGGCAGCCACGGTGGGGAGGGGGCTCGGGGCGGGCGCGCCGGGGCAAGGGAGAGCAGGCGCAGGGGGCCCTTTTGAGAGACAGATGGCAGGGTTACTGCAGCTTCAGGGCCGGCAGTTGGAGGACCCTCGCCCTGGGGCCTGCTGGGATGGATGGGAAGGAGAAAAGCAGACGCTACCTTAATACTGACCTTCCGAGGCCCCCCGCCCGGCCCGCTCCTCCAGCAGGCTCTCGGTGCTGGCCGACGTCTCCGAGTCAAGGTTCTCCTCGTCTGAGCCCCTTGGGTCCAGCTCCGGCAGCCGATAGGTGATGTCCTCCCTGGAGGAGAAAGGGTCGTGGTGTCCAAGGCCACTCCACCAAAAGGGCCAGGCCAGTGTGGAACAGAGCAGGCCGTCCTGCTCCTAGATGTAACTCTATGTCCCcaacctccccccaccccaagcaggaggattgcttgagcccaggagtttgaacccagcctgggcaacataggcagACCCtgttctacaaaaagtaaaaaaactgccgggcgcggtggctcaagcctgtaatcccagcacgttgggaggccgagacgggcagatcacgaggtcaggagattgagaccgtcctggctaacacggtgaaaccccgtctctactaaaaagtacaaaaaactagccgggcgaggtggcggcgcctgtagtcccagctactcaggaggctgaggcaggagaatggcgtgaacccgagaggcggagcttgcagtgagctgagatctggccactgcactccagcttgggtgacagagtgagactccgtctcaaaaaaaaaaaaaaaaagtaaaaaaattagccaggcgtggtggtgtgcacctgtggttccagctattggggaggctgaggtgggcggaccccTTGAGCCTAAGCGATTgcggctgcagtgaaccgtgatcgcatcactacaatccagcctgggtgacagagcaagaccctgtctcagaaataaaggccgagtacagtggctcatgcctgtaatcccaacactttgggaggccaaggtgggggatcacttgaggtcaggagttcaagaccagcctggccaatgtggtgaaaccctgtctctaccaaaaacacaaaattagctgggtgtggtggtgggcacctgtagtcccagctacttggaggctaaggcagagaatcgcttgaacctgggaggcggaggttgccgtgagccgagatcgcaccactgcactccagctgagtgacagagcgagagactgtctcaaaaaaaaaaaaaaaaaagtgttgtttgCCTAGTGTCAGGGATGACAGGACCAAACCTGGCGAGGCCAAGCGGACCACCAGAGATGGAACCTGTACTCCAGCTTGCCCTACACATGAAGGACTGAGGGAGGGGACCGGGCCACTTGCTTCTCCTCCTTGATGGACTGGATCCGTTCAATGAGAATCTCCTTTTCCCGGTCCTCATCACCACcggctgcctcctcctccagcagCACCTCCAGCTCCTCCCCCTGGCTGTCCCGGGCCTTGGGGCTCTTGTTCTGAAACAAAGAAGCAAGGGGTCTAACTGACTCCTCTGAGTGGGCGAGGTTAGTGCCAGAGGTGTGAGCAGATCCCAGGAGGTTAGTTCTGATGTGGATGTGCTGGGCTCTTAGTGAGACTTCTCTAGGAATCCCATGGCACAGAGTGGTGGTCCGGTGGCCGATTAGTCGTCCTGAGCACAGGTCAGCAGGCAAGCGGCCTCCCCAGCATGCACTTCCGGAAGGTTAGGACAGGCTCCGTCTATCCTACCAGGGGCCTGGGGCCCCAGGGAACCCCAGCATGCACTGCACCAGGAGACATGCACTGCGGGCCCACCGAACGCGTACATACCAGGACCCCCTCATAGGGAGACGAAAACCCCAGTTTGAGAGGCCATAGCTGGGAGAGAGATGAACATAGGGTGACCACACGGGCCAAGACAGACACAGGCATGAGCTGGGGATACATCCAATGACCAGTACCAAGACAGGGGGTCCCTGGTTTCCACAAGAGCCCAGAGCCCATTCCCCACTAACGCACCCCCGCACTGTGGGGCTGGTTCTTCTGCTCTGGGGACATTTCCCTGGGGCAGAGGGCCCAGGTCAGAAGGGACAAGGCTGGACTGATGACCTGAACCACCAGCAAGTGGGAAACTGGTCCCCCACCTGCCTCACCTAGAGGGACACAATTGGAGTGAGGCTGAGCGAGGACCATTGTCTTTTGTTCAAGGCAGTAAGTCTGCCCCTGCCTGCACGGCCTGGTGGCCCCAACCAGGCTGGTTATGGCCAAGGGTGTGGTAGGAGTGGGCGGGGAACTGGAAAGGGAGGCCCTGCCGGGCTACCCGAGACTACATCCACTACCCAGTCCCATCCTTGGCATGGGAGGTCCCGCCCACCCAAGGCCCCCCTCCCACCAAGACCCCGCCCACCAACCAAACCACGCCAAAGGCCCTGCCCAGCACCAGACCCCACCCACCA
This window harbors:
- the USE1 gene encoding vesicle transport protein USE1; the encoded protein is MAASRLELNLVRLLSRCEAMAAEKRDPDEWRLEKYVGALEDMLQALKVHASKPASEVINEYSWKVDFLKGMLQAEKLTSSSEKALANQFLAPGRVPTTARERVPATKTVHLQSRARYTSEMRSELLGTDSAEPEMDVRKRTGVAGSQPVSEKQSAAELDLVLQRHQNLQEKLAEEMLGLARSLKTNTLAAQSVIKKDNQTLSHSLKMADQNLEKLKTESERLEQHTQKSVNWLLWAMLIIVCFIFISMILFIRIMPKLK